In the genome of Sphingomonas naphthae, one region contains:
- the guaB gene encoding IMP dehydrogenase: protein MEIQLGLTFDDVLLRPAESDVLPTSADTRTFVTREIGLNIPVLSSAMDTVTEADMAIVMAQLGGLGVLHRNLSVEEQAAAVRQVKRFESGMVVNPITVTPTQTLADARELMDRHHISGIPVVEPGGRLVGILTNRDVRFADNPNQPVAELMTSQNLATVGIGVSSAEARKLLHQRRIEKLLVVDDAYRCVGLITVKDIEKAVNYPSATKDESGRLRVAAATTVGDKGFERTQALVDAECDLIVIDTAHGHNRDVARAVERVKRLSNRVQVIAGNVATAEATRALIDAGADGIKIGIGPGSICTTRIVAGVGVPQLTAILESAEEAAKSGVPVIADGGLRTSGDIAKALAAGASTVMVGSLLAGTAEAPGETFLYQGRAYKSYRGMGSVGAMSRGSADRYFQQEIKDQLKLVPEGIEGQVAYKGPAKDVIHQLVGGIKAAMGYVGAPTIPELQKRARFVRITNAGLRESHVHDVSITREAPNYPSLG, encoded by the coding sequence ATGGAAATACAGCTCGGACTCACCTTCGACGACGTCCTCCTCCGCCCGGCGGAATCGGATGTCCTGCCCACCTCCGCCGACACGCGGACCTTCGTCACGCGCGAGATCGGGCTCAACATCCCGGTCCTGTCCTCGGCGATGGACACGGTGACCGAGGCCGACATGGCGATCGTGATGGCGCAGCTCGGCGGCTTGGGCGTCCTCCACCGCAACCTCTCCGTCGAGGAGCAGGCGGCGGCCGTGCGGCAGGTGAAGCGCTTCGAATCGGGCATGGTGGTCAATCCGATCACCGTCACGCCGACGCAGACCCTGGCCGATGCGCGCGAGCTGATGGACCGGCACCATATCTCGGGCATCCCCGTGGTGGAGCCGGGCGGGCGTCTCGTCGGCATCCTCACCAATCGCGATGTCCGCTTCGCCGACAATCCCAACCAGCCCGTCGCCGAGCTGATGACGAGCCAGAATCTCGCCACCGTCGGCATCGGCGTCAGCTCGGCCGAGGCGCGCAAGCTGCTTCACCAGCGCCGCATCGAAAAGCTGCTGGTGGTGGACGACGCCTATCGCTGCGTCGGCCTCATCACGGTGAAGGATATCGAGAAAGCTGTGAACTATCCCTCGGCCACCAAGGACGAGTCGGGGCGCCTGCGCGTCGCCGCCGCGACCACGGTGGGCGACAAGGGGTTTGAGCGGACGCAGGCGCTGGTCGACGCCGAATGCGACCTGATCGTGATCGATACCGCCCATGGCCACAACCGCGACGTGGCGCGCGCCGTCGAGCGGGTGAAGCGCCTGTCGAACCGGGTGCAGGTGATCGCCGGCAACGTCGCCACCGCCGAGGCGACCCGCGCGCTGATCGACGCGGGCGCGGACGGGATCAAGATCGGCATCGGGCCGGGATCGATCTGCACCACGCGCATCGTCGCCGGCGTCGGCGTGCCGCAGCTGACCGCGATCCTCGAATCCGCCGAGGAGGCCGCCAAGTCGGGCGTGCCGGTGATCGCCGATGGCGGTCTGCGCACCTCGGGCGATATCGCCAAGGCGCTGGCGGCGGGCGCTTCGACTGTGATGGTCGGTTCGCTGCTGGCCGGCACTGCGGAGGCGCCGGGCGAAACCTTTCTGTATCAAGGGCGTGCGTACAAGAGCTATCGCGGCATGGGATCGGTCGGCGCGATGTCGCGCGGATCGGCGGACCGCTATTTCCAGCAGGAAATCAAGGATCAGCTCAAGCTCGTGCCCGAGGGGATCGAGGGGCAGGTGGCCTACAAGGGCCCGGCCAAGGATGTGATCCACCAGCTCGTCGGCGGCATCAAGGCGGCGATGGGCTATGTCGGCGCGCCGACCATCCCCGAGCTTCAGAAGCGCGCCCGCTTCGTGCGGATCACCAACGCCGGCCTGCGCGAAAGCCATGTCCACGACGTGTCGATCACCCGCGAGGCGCCGAACTATCCGTCGCTGGGTTGA
- the pdxA gene encoding 4-hydroxythreonine-4-phosphate dehydrogenase PdxA: MTADPASAAPLAPLAVALGDPAGIGPEIVAKAWDARVERDLAPFFAVGDARSIEAVWTGPIAVISDPAEAVGVFADALPLIQIIDTGEIVPGVPDMQGARCAFNALEVAVGLAKSGAAGALVTGPVSKAQLYSVGFVHPGQTEFVAERCGVSPENAVMMLAGPSLRTVPITVHVPLIEVVGLVSIDLIVAKARVTERGLVRNFGIERPRLAIAGFNPHAGEGGVFGREEIDLIQPAIDILLAEGIDVIGPLPADTMFHTRARAQYDAALCLYHDQALIPIKTLFFDEGVNLTLGLPIVRTAPDHGTAFDIAGQGLADPGAMIAAIALAADCARHRAR, translated from the coding sequence ATTACCGCTGATCCGGCCTCGGCCGCGCCGCTGGCTCCGCTGGCGGTCGCGCTGGGGGATCCGGCCGGTATCGGCCCCGAGATCGTCGCCAAGGCGTGGGACGCGCGCGTGGAGCGCGATCTCGCCCCCTTCTTCGCGGTTGGCGATGCCCGCTCGATCGAGGCGGTGTGGACCGGGCCGATCGCGGTCATCTCCGATCCGGCCGAGGCGGTGGGCGTGTTCGCCGATGCGCTGCCGCTGATCCAGATCATCGACACGGGCGAGATCGTGCCCGGCGTGCCCGACATGCAGGGCGCGCGCTGCGCCTTCAACGCGCTGGAAGTGGCGGTCGGCCTCGCCAAATCGGGCGCGGCGGGCGCGCTGGTGACGGGGCCGGTCTCCAAGGCGCAGCTCTATTCGGTCGGTTTCGTCCACCCCGGCCAGACCGAGTTCGTGGCGGAACGCTGCGGCGTGTCGCCGGAAAATGCGGTGATGATGCTCGCCGGCCCATCGCTCAGGACCGTGCCGATCACCGTGCACGTGCCGCTGATCGAGGTGGTCGGCCTGGTCAGCATCGATCTGATCGTCGCCAAGGCGCGCGTCACCGAGCGCGGCCTCGTCCGCAATTTCGGGATCGAGCGGCCCCGCCTCGCCATCGCCGGCTTCAACCCCCATGCCGGCGAAGGCGGCGTGTTCGGGCGCGAGGAGATCGACCTGATCCAGCCCGCGATCGACATATTGCTGGCCGAGGGCATCGACGTGATCGGGCCACTGCCGGCCGACACGATGTTCCACACACGCGCCCGTGCGCAATATGACGCGGCGCTCTGCCTTTACCACGATCAGGCACTTATTCCGATCAAGACCTTGTTTTTCGACGAAGGTGTCAATCTCACACTCGGCCTGCCGATCGTCCGCACCGCGCCCGATCATGGCACCGCCTTCGATATCGCCGGGCAGGGTCTCGCCGATCCGGGCGCGATGATCGCGGCCATCGCGCTCGCCGCCGACTGCGCGCGCCACCGCGCCCGCTGA
- a CDS encoding peptidylprolyl isomerase, which translates to MVAAGTLTAGIALIAGSQMAIAQQQAVPRQPGNSADALDLPTDLQVFGPRDPAIRKATAIVNGTIITDTDVDQRLALVIVANGGQVPDAERERLRLQILRNLIDETLQIQEAAAQDLKVSAAEIDQTFNRLASQFKRTPKDFATYLTSVGSSAASLKRQVEGETAWRRVLGRKVEPFVNVGEEEVKAIMARLNASKGAQEYRIGEIYLSDTPATAAQVRANADRIVEQVRQGGAFVAYARQYSEASTAAVGGDLGWVRLEQLPDELASAAREMNAGQISEPIQLAGGWSILAVIDKRQVLTADPRDSVLSLKQVSITFPKGTSQTAATGQVERFANMAREIKGCGSVADAAAKVGAEVVSSDGVAVRDLPAPLQDIMLKLNIGESSPPFGTVEDGVRTLVLCGRDEPAAASGPSFDQIYSQLEEERVNRRAQRYLRDLRRDAVIDYR; encoded by the coding sequence ATGGTCGCGGCGGGTACATTGACGGCGGGGATCGCGCTCATCGCCGGTTCGCAGATGGCGATCGCCCAGCAGCAGGCGGTGCCCCGCCAGCCCGGCAACAGCGCCGACGCGCTCGATCTACCGACCGATCTTCAGGTGTTCGGTCCGCGCGATCCCGCGATCCGCAAGGCGACCGCGATCGTCAACGGCACGATCATCACCGATACCGATGTCGATCAGCGCCTCGCGCTCGTGATCGTCGCCAACGGCGGCCAGGTGCCCGACGCGGAGCGTGAGCGGCTGCGCTTGCAGATCCTGCGCAACCTGATCGACGAGACGCTCCAGATTCAGGAGGCCGCCGCCCAGGACCTGAAAGTCAGCGCGGCCGAGATCGACCAGACGTTCAACCGCTTGGCCTCGCAGTTCAAGCGTACGCCAAAGGATTTCGCGACCTATCTCACCTCGGTCGGCTCGTCGGCCGCGTCGCTCAAGCGTCAGGTCGAAGGCGAAACGGCATGGCGCCGCGTGCTGGGCCGCAAGGTCGAGCCCTTCGTCAACGTCGGCGAGGAAGAGGTGAAGGCCATCATGGCGCGCCTCAACGCGTCCAAGGGCGCGCAGGAATATCGGATCGGGGAAATCTATCTCTCCGACACGCCGGCCACCGCCGCGCAGGTGCGCGCCAACGCCGATCGCATCGTCGAACAGGTCCGTCAGGGCGGCGCCTTCGTCGCCTACGCCCGCCAATATTCGGAAGCCTCGACGGCGGCCGTCGGCGGCGATCTCGGCTGGGTGCGGCTGGAACAGCTGCCCGACGAACTCGCCTCCGCCGCGCGCGAGATGAACGCCGGCCAGATCAGCGAGCCGATCCAGCTCGCCGGCGGCTGGTCGATCCTCGCCGTGATCGACAAGCGGCAGGTGCTGACCGCCGATCCGCGCGATTCCGTGCTGAGCCTCAAGCAGGTGTCGATCACCTTCCCCAAGGGCACCAGCCAGACCGCCGCCACCGGCCAGGTCGAGCGCTTCGCCAACATGGCGCGCGAGATCAAGGGCTGTGGCAGCGTCGCCGACGCGGCCGCCAAGGTCGGCGCCGAAGTGGTGTCGAGCGACGGCGTCGCCGTGCGCGATCTGCCCGCGCCGCTTCAGGACATCATGCTCAAGCTGAACATCGGCGAATCCTCGCCGCCGTTCGGCACGGTCGAGGATGGCGTGCGCACGCTCGTGCTGTGCGGCCGTGACGAGCCGGCGGCCGCCAGCGGCCCATCGTTCGACCAGATCTACAGCCAGCTCGAAGAGGAGCGCGTCAATCGCCGGGCGCAGCGTTATCTGCGCGATCTGCGGCGCGACGCGGTGATCGATTACCGCTGA
- the rsmA gene encoding 16S rRNA (adenine(1518)-N(6)/adenine(1519)-N(6))-dimethyltransferase RsmA → MALEDLPPLREVIAAHGLSASKALGQNFLFDGQLLARIARVPGSLAGERVYEVGPGPGGLTRALLGAGAEVVAVERDSRCLAPLAALSEAVDGRLRVISGDALEVDEQAEAGAGAHIVANLPYNVGTALLVRWLTLDAWPPWWRSLTLMFQKEVAERIVAKPGSDAYGRLAVLAQWRTTPSIAFAVNRAAFVPPPKVTSAVVHIVPGETPEGVSPKRLGDLTAAAFGQRRKMLRQSLKGLPGALDALAAAGIDPARRAETLSVEEFVTVARLMGTS, encoded by the coding sequence ATGGCCCTCGAAGACCTGCCACCCTTACGCGAGGTGATCGCCGCGCATGGCCTCAGCGCCAGCAAGGCGCTCGGCCAGAATTTCCTGTTCGACGGCCAGTTGCTCGCCCGCATCGCGCGGGTGCCGGGGTCGCTGGCGGGCGAGCGTGTCTATGAAGTCGGCCCCGGCCCCGGTGGGCTGACGCGCGCGCTGCTGGGCGCCGGCGCCGAGGTGGTGGCGGTCGAGCGCGACTCCCGCTGCCTCGCCCCGTTGGCGGCGCTCTCAGAGGCGGTGGACGGGCGCCTGCGGGTGATCTCGGGCGATGCGCTGGAGGTGGACGAACAGGCCGAGGCGGGCGCGGGCGCGCATATCGTCGCCAACCTGCCCTACAATGTCGGCACGGCGCTGCTGGTCCGCTGGCTCACGCTCGACGCCTGGCCGCCGTGGTGGCGCTCGCTGACGCTGATGTTCCAGAAGGAAGTTGCCGAGCGGATCGTGGCGAAGCCCGGCAGCGACGCCTACGGTCGCCTCGCCGTGCTGGCGCAGTGGCGCACGACCCCCTCGATCGCCTTCGCCGTCAACCGCGCCGCCTTCGTGCCACCGCCCAAAGTGACATCGGCGGTGGTGCATATCGTGCCGGGCGAGACGCCCGAGGGGGTATCGCCGAAGCGGCTGGGCGATCTCACGGCGGCCGCCTTCGGCCAGCGGCGCAAGATGCTGCGGCAGAGTTTGAAAGGGTTGCCCGGTGCACTCGATGCGCTGGCGGCGGCGGGGATCGATCCGGCGCGGCGGGCGGAAACGCTGTCGGTGGAGGAATTCGTGACGGTGGCGCGACTTATGGGCACGAGTTAA
- a CDS encoding RsmB/NOP family class I SAM-dependent RNA methyltransferase codes for MTPGARAQAAIELLDEIIAAAKAGGAAADTIIVRYFKTRRYAGSGDRRAIRELVYGAIRRAGDCPVDGRAALVGLARERPELVAAFDGSRHCPAPIGEDEVGAEASIIPQWLDNRVAATLSADELPALLERAPLDLRVNRLKATPEDVLAFLPEARPGAFSPDALRLPEGHPIEASPLYAEGKVEVQDEGSQLIALASRAAPGMTVIDLCAGAGGKTLALAAMMGGEGRLIACDVDRRLMRLGARADRAGVGSLDMRLLDGAREAERLADLAGAADVVLIDAPCSGTGTWRRNPEARWRLTEARLARLTALQARVLELGAPLVRLGGRLVYATCSVLAEEGRDRVAAFLASHAGWTVEELPFTAGKADGAGRLLNPASDGTDGFFVASLIRSC; via the coding sequence ATGACGCCCGGCGCGCGGGCGCAGGCGGCGATTGAGCTGCTCGATGAGATCATTGCGGCTGCCAAGGCCGGTGGGGCGGCGGCGGATACGATCATCGTCCGCTATTTCAAGACGCGGCGTTATGCCGGTTCGGGCGATCGCCGCGCGATCCGTGAACTGGTTTATGGCGCGATCCGGCGGGCGGGGGATTGCCCCGTGGATGGGCGCGCGGCGCTGGTCGGGCTGGCCCGCGAGCGGCCCGAGCTGGTGGCGGCGTTTGATGGATCGCGGCATTGCCCCGCGCCGATTGGTGAGGACGAAGTGGGAGCCGAGGCTTCCATCATCCCGCAATGGCTGGATAATCGTGTCGCCGCGACGCTGTCCGCCGATGAACTTCCGGCGTTGCTGGAGCGGGCACCGCTCGATCTGCGAGTCAACCGCCTGAAGGCGACCCCCGAAGACGTGCTGGCGTTTTTGCCCGAGGCGAGGCCCGGCGCCTTCTCGCCCGATGCCCTGCGCCTGCCCGAAGGCCATCCGATCGAAGCCTCACCGCTCTATGCCGAGGGCAAGGTGGAGGTGCAGGACGAGGGAAGCCAGTTGATCGCGCTGGCGAGCCGTGCCGCGCCGGGGATGACGGTGATCGATCTGTGCGCAGGCGCGGGCGGCAAGACGCTCGCGCTGGCGGCGATGATGGGCGGAGAGGGGCGGTTGATCGCCTGCGACGTCGATCGGCGGCTGATGCGGCTGGGTGCGCGTGCCGATCGCGCCGGGGTCGGGTCGCTCGACATGCGCCTGCTGGATGGCGCGCGCGAGGCCGAGAGGCTTGCCGATCTGGCGGGCGCGGCCGATGTCGTGCTGATCGACGCGCCCTGTTCGGGCACCGGGACATGGCGGCGTAACCCCGAGGCGCGCTGGCGGCTGACCGAGGCGCGGCTGGCCCGGCTGACCGCCTTGCAGGCGCGCGTGCTGGAACTGGGGGCGCCTTTGGTGCGCTTGGGGGGCAGGCTGGTCTATGCGACCTGCTCGGTGCTGGCCGAGGAAGGGCGCGATCGGGTCGCGGCGTTCCTGGCCTCGCATGCTGGCTGGACTGTCGAGGAATTGCCGTTCACCGCCGGCAAGGCCGATGGCGCGGGGCGGTTGCTGAACCCCGCAAGCGACGGCACCGACGGCTTTTTCGTCGCGAGCCTGATCCGCTCGTGCTAA
- a CDS encoding LPS-assembly protein LptD, producing MADPAFAQAPAAPALGEARPNLQTPAIALPETSGAPTPANDEEVTFSSATLDYASDDDIVTATGDVRMVRAGSRLRADKVVWNRKTGQVTANGNVAVVNPGGDKLYGDSIELTDTLKDGVIANLLLVLDDGGRLAARKGTRANGVSTLQNAAYTACRVVDSDGCPKVPVWQITALRVVHDPTKHRVSYKDARFVLFGMPILWLPTFSHPDGSGQQGNSGLLVPNLSYNRTNGLEVALPYYYKFGPNGDLTVTPHVYTAVLPALEFKYRRLTSIGAYQISGIGTQSSKLPIGAPATQDSDKAFRGYLNANGRFQFGPNWTVTAVGRVTTDRTFLRRYDITGEDRLRSTVQVERVDADSYLRIAGWAVQTLRAVGSQGQQPFALPAIDYRRRIDETLLGGHIDLQGNSLALIRTEGQDTQRAFAAAMWTRDMLTGMGQMVSFTGYARGDVYHTSDTLSTATVAYRGDKGWTTRGIAAAAADVRWPFIGTLFGGTQRITPRFQLVATPGTPNLRIPNEDARAVDLEDSNLFALNRFNGYDRWEDSSRATYGFEWNYDRPGVAIRGVIGQSYRLQARQDILSQGTGLSDRWSDYVGRVSVRYGTFLELTERFRLDKNGLKVRRNEIDATIGSRATYFTAGYLRLNRNILSSIEDLRDHEEIRVGARVKVARFWSIFGSTVVDLTGRNDDPVANTDGFEPFRHRLGILYSDDCLDLGITWKRDYFRTGDARGGNAFLLKLAFKNIGR from the coding sequence ATGGCCGACCCCGCCTTCGCGCAGGCGCCCGCCGCCCCGGCGCTGGGCGAGGCTCGCCCTAACCTTCAGACGCCCGCCATCGCCCTGCCCGAAACGTCCGGCGCGCCCACCCCGGCCAACGACGAGGAGGTCACCTTCTCCTCGGCGACGCTCGATTACGCCAGCGACGACGATATCGTCACCGCCACCGGCGACGTGCGGATGGTGCGCGCCGGCAGCCGGCTGCGCGCCGACAAGGTGGTGTGGAACCGCAAGACCGGCCAGGTCACCGCCAACGGCAATGTCGCGGTGGTGAACCCCGGCGGTGACAAGCTGTATGGCGATTCGATCGAGCTGACCGACACGCTGAAGGACGGCGTGATCGCCAACCTGCTGCTCGTGCTGGACGACGGCGGCCGCCTCGCCGCGCGCAAGGGCACGCGCGCCAACGGCGTCTCGACGCTCCAGAACGCCGCCTACACCGCCTGCCGCGTGGTCGATTCGGATGGCTGCCCCAAGGTGCCGGTGTGGCAGATCACCGCGCTGCGCGTGGTCCACGATCCGACCAAGCATCGCGTGTCCTACAAGGACGCGCGCTTCGTGCTGTTCGGCATGCCGATCCTGTGGCTGCCGACCTTCTCGCACCCGGACGGCAGCGGGCAGCAGGGCAATTCGGGCCTGCTGGTGCCGAACCTTTCCTACAACCGTACCAACGGGTTGGAGGTCGCCCTTCCTTATTATTATAAGTTCGGGCCGAACGGCGACCTGACGGTCACGCCGCACGTCTACACCGCCGTGCTGCCCGCGCTGGAGTTCAAATATCGCCGGCTGACCAGCATCGGTGCCTATCAGATCAGCGGCATCGGCACGCAAAGCTCCAAGCTGCCGATCGGCGCGCCGGCCACGCAGGATTCGGACAAGGCGTTCCGTGGCTATCTCAACGCCAACGGCCGCTTCCAGTTCGGCCCCAACTGGACGGTCACCGCCGTCGGCCGGGTGACGACCGACCGCACCTTCCTGCGCCGCTACGACATCACCGGCGAGGATCGGCTGCGCTCCACCGTGCAGGTCGAGCGGGTCGATGCCGACAGCTATCTGCGGATCGCCGGCTGGGCGGTGCAGACCCTGCGCGCCGTGGGCAGCCAGGGGCAGCAGCCCTTCGCCCTGCCCGCGATCGATTATCGCCGCCGCATCGACGAGACCTTGCTCGGCGGCCACATCGACCTGCAAGGCAACAGCCTCGCCCTGATCCGCACCGAGGGGCAGGATACCCAGCGCGCCTTCGCCGCCGCCATGTGGACCCGCGACATGCTGACCGGCATGGGCCAGATGGTCAGCTTCACCGGCTATGCGCGCGGCGACGTCTATCACACGAGCGACACGCTCTCGACCGCGACGGTCGCCTATCGCGGCGACAAGGGCTGGACGACGCGCGGCATCGCCGCCGCCGCCGCCGACGTGCGCTGGCCCTTCATCGGCACGCTCTTCGGCGGCACGCAGCGCATCACCCCACGCTTCCAGCTGGTCGCGACCCCCGGCACGCCCAATCTGCGCATCCCCAACGAGGACGCCCGCGCGGTCGATCTGGAGGATTCGAACCTCTTCGCGCTCAACCGCTTCAACGGCTATGACCGCTGGGAGGACAGCAGCCGCGCGACATACGGCTTCGAATGGAATTACGACCGGCCCGGCGTCGCCATCCGGGGCGTGATCGGCCAGAGCTATCGCCTTCAGGCGCGGCAGGACATCCTCTCGCAGGGCACCGGCCTGTCGGATCGCTGGTCGGATTATGTCGGCCGCGTCTCCGTCCGCTACGGCACCTTCCTCGAGCTGACCGAGCGGTTCCGGCTCGACAAGAACGGCCTGAAGGTGCGTCGCAACGAGATCGACGCCACGATCGGCTCGCGCGCCACCTATTTCACGGCGGGCTATCTGCGCCTCAACCGCAACATCCTCTCCTCGATCGAGGATCTGCGCGATCATGAGGAAATCCGCGTCGGCGCGCGGGTGAAGGTCGCGCGCTTCTGGTCGATCTTCGGGTCGACGGTGGTCGACCTGACCGGGCGCAACGACGATCCCGTCGCCAACACCGACGGGTTCGAGCCGTTCCGCCATCGCCTCGGCATCCTCTATTCGGACGATTGCCTCGATCTCGGCATCACCTGGAAGCGGGACTATTTCCGCACCGGCGACGCGCGCGGCGGCAACGCCTTCCTGTTGAAGCTGGCGTTCAAGAACATCGGCCGCTAA